In Conger conger chromosome 12, fConCon1.1, whole genome shotgun sequence, one DNA window encodes the following:
- the pnx gene encoding homeobox protein pnx encodes MPPEKQQLIPKTSFTIADILDPTKFNGRLDCSAPGEADAGTIDDVTAHRNGRSEMMYSTLDARAVENLNSSETEPPSQSAVKSNCKSRRIRTAFTLEQLRVLEHSFRSSHYLSVLERYGIAAALRLSETQVKIWFQNRRTKWKKEREGNAGAEQFQSRHSHLSPSDYPKTFSCAPALHYYKTMPLYPQPAFLPSPFHYQTY; translated from the exons ATGCCGCCTGAAAAGCAACAGCTTATTCCGAAAACTTCTTTTACTATTGCAGACATTTTAGATCCTACCAAATTTAACGGAAGACTAGATTGTTCAGCCCCAGGAGAAGCTGATGCAGGGACCATTGACG ATGTTACAGCGCATCGCAATGGAAGGTCAGAAATGATGTACAGCACGCTTGATGCCAGGGCAGTGGAGAATTTAAACTCAAGTGAAACTGAACCTCCCAGCCAAAGCGCCGTCAAGTCAAACTGCAAATCCAGGCGAATCCGGACAGCCTTCACACTCGAGCAGCTGCGCGTGCTGGAACACAGCTTCCGCTCCAGTCACTACTTGTCGGTGTTGGAGCGCTACGGCATCGCTGCAGCCCTCCGTCTATCCGAAACGCAGGTCAAGATCTGGTTTCAGAACCGCCGCACCAAATGGAAGAAAGAGCGCGAGGGGAACGCGGGCGCTGAACAGTTCCAAAGCAGACACTCGCACCTCTCGCCTTCCGACTACCCGAAGACTTTTTCATGCGCTCCTGCACTGCACTACTACAAGACAATGCCCCTTTATCCGCAACCAGCTTTCCTGCCTTCCCCATTTCATTACCAGACGTACTGA